Genomic window (Gadus macrocephalus chromosome 13, ASM3116895v1):
TAGATGGCCGGGTCGTCGAGTTGAACGTTTGAAAACGGATTCACAGTTTGGATGGCTGGGTGGCATCCATTTCTTAACGTCGGTTCAGCCTTCAGCAACTGTTACCCACATCCTGCCCACAACATACCACATAACTGCTGGCATATTCAGTTTGGGGTATCAGTGGGATGAAATTAGGGGTGGGCTACAATAACAAAAACACTGTTGTGTGGGCAAATCCTCTACAAATAATTGCCACATTGTTACTTGTACAAATGGATGTTGCGCTCACATTAGTATCGGGGGCTTATGGAGATACACAGTGTTTTGTGACCCCTGCTTTGAATCGCCTACTTGACAGAGAGTATGTGACTCCAGTATggtatcttttttttctccagggATTACTCCAATCCAAAGACCCCTCCATGCTCCAGGGACCCCCGGCagcgcaagggggggggggggggggggggggcctgtgtCTGCAATGACCCACACTGGAGACTGAGAGCTCCCGGAGCGTCTGCATACAGCGTTACTGAACATCGCTTTATCGTCTAACagcggaggtgagggggggcggggggggggcgggggggggggcgatggctTCGGCGACCACCAAGGCGACCGCCGGTTTTCTCTCCACGCACGCCACGTCTTCCGCAAACCCGTCTGTCCTCGCGACCACGCACGACCAGGGCGACGTCACCTCCAGGACAACCTCGATGACCATGGTGTCCCTTTCGACCAATGAGACGACGGCCCTCAACGCCACGGGGCTCCCGGGGCCGCTGGTGGAGGGCGCCGGGATGGGGATGGTGCTGCTGCCCTTCGGAATCATCACTGTGATCGCGCTGGCGGTGGTCGTCGTAAGGAACCGACCCTGCTCGAGTTGAATGGGTTGTTGTCTCagttagggctgctcgattatggaagaAATCATAACCACGATTATTTcggtcaatattgaaattacgattattcaaatgattatttttgagtttgaaaacatgatgcatttattcagcattttttGTCcgaaaaacactttgtaactgagcaCCTTGAAATCGCCCCTTAAAAAAATATCTTatttaattgcacagccctaatcTTAGTTGTGTAAGGTATCGGCTTTAAGGACACCGGGGAGATGGGGAGGATATCTGGTTATGCCCAGTCCTTCTTCTTAGTATGGCGCCTAATCCCAGTCTCCCAGGGCTGCACAGGCCCATATGATTTGGCACCCAACGAACCCTGAGCCAATTTAGTAATCACTGCAACATTTGAagcagaaaaaacacaaaaatggtTGTTTAAAGTAAATCCAAAAGACCTCTCATCAAATAATTCACAGACAATTTTCTTTTTATCTGCACTGCTCTCAGATGCTGTACATTCGGAAGCGGAAGCGGTGAGTCCACCTGGCCTTGACGCCACATTCCCTGTGTATGCCTCAATGACAAGCCGAAGggtctgtgtttacagtgtcctgtgttctctgtgtgacAGGCTGGAGAAGCTGAGGCACCAGCTCATGCCCATGTATAACTTTGACCCAGCCGAGGAGCAGGACGACCTGCTGGAGCAAGAGCTACTGGACCAGGGCCGTGACGGAGGCCTGGGCCCCAACAGCAAGGTGAGGACTAACCCAGCCAGAGCCACGCACAGTGTGGGGTTACCAATACATTGGAGTGCCACACTGTGTGAATACAGAGTGCTCACAACGGATTGTATTTCTGTCTTGATGGAAACATAAGGTGTCCCTGAATAGAGGATTATTATAAAAAGTCGAAGACAGTGCTTTGAGTAAGGTTGGGCTAACTAAGATGTTTCCTTTAAAATAATGTCTCTAAGACAGTAGTTACAGGCTGTTGTATCTTCTTACAGCAATGCACACAATATTAAATGGGCTTCTGATTGCCAAGGCAAATTACAGCTGTTTTTTAGTACCCTATACTATAGTAACTTTCTTGCGTATCAATTTTGAGGTTTTACCAGTTTAACATCTGGttatttgtgcttttgttaatcttggtatttttttattaaatgtttttatttttcacgTAAAAAAACTGGTAttgatatttttgttttgctattgttattgattattttcatatattttcttttaagTTTTAACTGACACAATGGTTAAAGAAAAACATGGTAAAGTATTGACTACACTGTGTGTCTTGAACCGGTTTTTGTTCATAAATCCTCCTAAACCCTATCATTACTTTAATGCCACAGCCACAAACTGCATCCATTTTAACAATCCTAACAATTTCATATATCTAgagctggaacacacacacacacacacacacacacacacacacacacacacacacacacacacacacacacacacacacacacacacacacacacacacacacacacacacacacacacacacacacacacacacacacacacacacacacacacacacactttatcccTTTATCTTCTTTCTTAACCTCTGTGTGTACTACTATATTTGGTTTCATTATGTTTCCTTTGTGGTCTTTCAACTCCGATCCTATTAACCCGAAGCACTAAATCCATTGTCATCACTTTTCCATTAACAACCAACTATTTTTGAATTTCCTGAACACTGACCTCTTTTTAAATATCGGCGTGTTAAAATGTTCTCCAAATCCCCCCATCATGTTCATTCTAACAGTCGATATTTAACCGCCTTATCGCTTCAGAGAAAGCGTTGTTTTAATTGTGAAATGTCCCCCTTTCACCCCCCCCTTACCCCACAGACCCTCACCACCTCCCACGGCTCCTCCCAGAGGCCCAGTCGACTGGTGTTCACAGACGTGGCCCATGCCCTGAACGCGTGAGGAGGACCGCCCAGCTCTGGCACCTCTGGCCTACTGGATGTCACGGGGcggcccggctcctcctaggaCCTGTCACTCAGGAGGACCTTGGTGGAAAAATAAAAGGACTGGAAGGAAAGGGATCAGACGATTGGTGCACTGTCGGTGTTTTTAAAGGGTTgtggctgggaggggggagtcAAATGACTGGTACTTTCTCACTTCAACCATTCCATCCTAGTTTCAGCTTTACGTTGACTTTCGTTTGCATAAACGTCATCTCGGGGGACTGGTATTTGGGAATAAAAGGGGGGGTGTATTGCTCTTGCACTGTTAATAGTTGTTTTggcgcacacagacaaagacacgcCCACCATGTCTGTTGATATTTATGTTGGTGTCATTGTTGATATATCTGCACCTTTTGATATCTGAGTGCACATTTGGCTCTGCGTGTTCATTGGTTGGGGGTGTGTTGGTTTTGCCGTTTTGTGTTAGGGTGCATTTTGTAGACTTGACATCACTTCCTTCATCGGGCACTTCCTCTTCCAATCAGTGTTTTTGATGATGTGTTGACAGACTGTTTTGAGTGCTTTGTCAAAGTGACGCAATAAACCCACTCAAActcttctgtttgttttttgctCTTAACCAACCCATGACAGAAGTAATTTGGTAACATTTTATTGTCAATATGGCTGCAGATTAAGACAAAAAAATGCAGTATAGGCTCATAAAACAGGTTGCTTCTGTAAATCGACCTGTATCAGTGGATGATGACACATGTAAAATGTGCATAATTATAAAAAGAGTCAAGCACGAAATGAAGGGATAAATTCCTATGTGAAAACATTTTGATAAAATTCTACTTTTTAATCATTGAAAAGATTACACATCTAGCGTTGTGACATTTCCAACAACACCCAGAGATACTAGCATTGTGAAGTATTTGTATTACTTTGAGCTATTACTTTGAGCTGTCCCTCA
Coding sequences:
- the si:ch211-161c3.5 gene encoding uncharacterized protein C3orf18 homolog isoform X2; amino-acid sequence: MASATTKATAGFLSTHATSSANPSVLATTHDQGDVTSRTTSMTMVSLSTNETTALNATGLPGPLVEGAGMGMVLLPFGIITVIALAVVVMLYIRKRKRLEKLRHQLMPMYNFDPAEEQDDLLEQELLDQGRDGGLGPNSKF
- the si:ch211-161c3.5 gene encoding uncharacterized protein C3orf18 homolog isoform X1, whose protein sequence is MASATTKATAGFLSTHATSSANPSVLATTHDQGDVTSRTTSMTMVSLSTNETTALNATGLPGPLVEGAGMGMVLLPFGIITVIALAVVVMLYIRKRKRLEKLRHQLMPMYNFDPAEEQDDLLEQELLDQGRDGGLGPNSKTLTTSHGSSQRPSRLVFTDVAHALNA